The Pseudomonas cucumis sequence CGTGTTTTGCTGGTCCCTTTATTCATCGTGGTTTGCGCCCCTTGTTTCGCGTTGCGCTGTGCGGCCAGTTGCTGTGGCCGATGCAGGCGCTCGCCGACACCCCCTACGACCAAATGGTTCGCGACGCACGGGCCGGCAATTACACGCCTGCGCTGACTGTGTTGCGCCAGGTGCCGGTAAACCAGGCCACCACCGGCCAGATCAGTGATCACTTACAGATCGCCAGCTGGGCGGGTCTGGACGCCGAAGTGGTCCAGGTCTATGAAACCCAGGGGCACAATCGGGCGCTGCCGGTTCAGGCCCTGACCGCCACCGCGCGTGCCTATCGCAACCTCAAGCGCTGGGACTCGGCGACCCAGGTGTACAACAAGGCCCTGGCCCTTGAACCGCAAAATCCCGACCTGCAGCTGGGCCTGGCAATGACCCAGGCCGACGCCGGTAAACCTGACGAGGCCGTTGCCCGCGCCAGGGCGCTGGTGGCGGCGAAACCGGATGACCCTTCCCGCCGCCTGGCCCTGGCCTATGCCTTGACCCACGCCGGCGCCACCTACGAGGCGTTGTTTGAATACGACCAGGCTTTCATCCGCGCCGGCAGCAAGCCCGATGTCGCTCGGGAATACGTGATTGCCCTGCAGCGCGCTCGCCTGCCAGAACCGGCCTTGCGCCTGGCTCGCCAGCGGCCCGGGTTGCTGGATCCGGTCACGCTGCGACGCCTTGAAGGTGACCTGGCCGCAGAACGTGTGCGCCTGGCCGAACTGGCGACTCGCAGCGAAAAAGAACGTTATGTGATCGCCGATCGGGCGCTGGCCGATTACGACCAGTTGCTGTCGACCTGGACACCGGATTCTCAGGCCCACGATGACGTCATCCGTTGGCGAATCGATCGCATGGGCGCCCTCAAGGCCCGTGCGCGCACCGCCGATGTGATCGCCGAATACCAGAAGCTGCTCGCCGAAGGCGTGAAGATTCCGACCTACGCCCTGCGTTGGGTGGCGTCGTCCTATCTGGACCAGCGTCAGCCAGAAATCGCCACCGATTTGTATCGTCAGGTGCTGGTGGCACCGGATGCCGATGTCGGCGACCGCCTGGAAGATAGCACCGCGCTCTATTACGCCTTGCTCGAAAGCGATAAGGCCGATGAAGCGCGTCAGGTCGCCGAAGACCTGGCCAAGACTCAGAAACCGCGGGTCGAGCTCAAGGGCTTGCCGGTGGGCAATCCCAACGATGAATGGATGGACGCGCAGCAACTCGCCGCCCAGGCCGGCACCTACGGCGCTGATCTACCGTCGGGCGAGCAGCGTTTGCAGGTGCTGGTGAATCAGGCACCGGGCAACCTCGGCCTGCGTCTGGCCCAGGCCGATCTGTACCTGGCCCGGGACTGGCCACGGCGCGCCGAAAATCAGCTCAAGGAAACCGAGAGCATGGCACCACGGGACATCGGCCTGGAAGTTGCGCAAGGCCACACCGCCATGGACCTGCAGGAATGGCGGCAGATGGATGCGCTGACCGACGATGTGGTCGCGCGTTTTCCGGACAACCGTCAGGTCCAGCGTTTGCAGCGTCAGCGTGCGGTCCATGACATGGCCGAGCTGCGGGTGGAGGCCTACGGCGGCAAGAGTTATGGCGGTGGCAACGGCGACGTCGGGGCGGTCAACGGCAGCCGCGATTTCGGCATCGAAACCACGCTGTACAGCCCGCCCATCGATGAAGACTGGCGTCTGTTCGCCGGTGCCGGTTACGCCACCGGCGACTTCCAGGAAGGTACCGGCCACCATCGCTTTCAGCGCGTCGGGCTTGAGCGTCGGACTCGCGACATGACCCTGGAAGCGGAAGTCTCCAACCATTCCTACGGCTTCGGTGACAAACAGGGCGCGCGCCTGGCGATTGCCCGAGACATCGACGATCACTGGCAGTACGGCGGCAGCCTCGAATACCTGTCGGCGCAAACGCCGTTGCGGGCCTTGAACAGCG is a genomic window containing:
- the pgaA gene encoding poly-beta-1,6 N-acetyl-D-glucosamine export porin PgaA, whose product is MPCFAGPFIHRGLRPLFRVALCGQLLWPMQALADTPYDQMVRDARAGNYTPALTVLRQVPVNQATTGQISDHLQIASWAGLDAEVVQVYETQGHNRALPVQALTATARAYRNLKRWDSATQVYNKALALEPQNPDLQLGLAMTQADAGKPDEAVARARALVAAKPDDPSRRLALAYALTHAGATYEALFEYDQAFIRAGSKPDVAREYVIALQRARLPEPALRLARQRPGLLDPVTLRRLEGDLAAERVRLAELATRSEKERYVIADRALADYDQLLSTWTPDSQAHDDVIRWRIDRMGALKARARTADVIAEYQKLLAEGVKIPTYALRWVASSYLDQRQPEIATDLYRQVLVAPDADVGDRLEDSTALYYALLESDKADEARQVAEDLAKTQKPRVELKGLPVGNPNDEWMDAQQLAAQAGTYGADLPSGEQRLQVLVNQAPGNLGLRLAQADLYLARDWPRRAENQLKETESMAPRDIGLEVAQGHTAMDLQEWRQMDALTDDVVARFPDNRQVQRLQRQRAVHDMAELRVEAYGGKSYGGGNGDVGAVNGSRDFGIETTLYSPPIDEDWRLFAGAGYATGDFQEGTGHHRFQRVGLERRTRDMTLEAEVSNHSYGFGDKQGARLAIARDIDDHWQYGGSLEYLSAQTPLRALNSDITANGGSGFIRWRVNESREWRLAVSPSHFSDGNNRVEALLTGREGVYRAPALQVDLGLEVGTSHNSKSDDVPYFNPKSDFSVLPTVNVNHVLYHRYETSWSQQFQAGAGTYSQRDHGTGGVGLLGYGQRYSWNDVFEVGGLLSVINRPYDGDRETDLRLLVDLTYRF